A section of the Drosophila subobscura isolate 14011-0131.10 chromosome A, UCBerk_Dsub_1.0, whole genome shotgun sequence genome encodes:
- the LOC117903215 gene encoding protein retinal degeneration B isoform X9: MLIKEYRIPLPLTVEEYRIAQLYMIAKKSREESHGEGSGVEIIINEPYKDGPGGNGQYTKKIYHVGNHLPGWIKSLLPKSALTVEEEAWNAYPYTRTRYTCPFVEKFSLDIETYYFPDNGYQENVFQLSGSDLRNRIVDVIDIVKDQLWGGDYVKEEDPKQFISDKTGRGPLADDWLDEYWREVKGKKQPTPRNMSLMTAYKICRVEFRYWGMQTKLEKFIHDVALRKMMLRAHRQAWAWQDEWFGLTIEDIRELERQTQLALAKKMGGGEECSDDSTSEAYTSTAATAVASTGGSERKKSAPAIPPIVTQQPPSAEVSSDEEEGEEEDDDEDENDAIGTGVDLVSTAQGTAKERSRSQSIQMANKGKFGSKGALHSPVGSAHSFDLQVANWRMERLEVDSKSNSDEEFFDCIDTNETNSLAKWSSLELLGEGDDSPPPHGGPSSGGSVVGVRGHSAGGKQEDSIFNQDFLMRVASERGNKRQLRSSASVDRSHDSSPPGSPSTPSCPTTILMLVVHAGSVLDAASELTAKKSDVTTFRGSFEAVMRQHYPSLLTHVTIKMVPCPSICTDALGILSSLSPYSFDASPSAADIPNIADVPIGAIPLLAVASPEFHETVNKTVAAANIVYHEFLKSEEGHGFSGQIVMLGDSMGSLLAYEALCRANGSQPGTAGSGASNSGGDAVAASGGSSNAHLINSRHSRLDDDERFIEADLDAKRLLVAPSPRRRRSSSSSDSRAAKLDFEVSDFFMFGSPLSVVLAARKLHDSKTALVRPNCHQVYNLFHPTDPIASRLEPLLSARFSILSPVNVPRYAKYPLGNGQPLHLLEVIQSHPQHFNDGNNILAGRRLSDASMQSTISGLIENVSLSTIHALQNKWWGTKRLDYALYCPEGLSNFPAHALPHLFHASYWESPDVIAFILRQIGKFEGIPFVGSNDDKDAASFHPGQPREKWIKKRTSVKLKNVAANHRANDVIVQEGREQRLNARFMYGPLDMITLHGEKVDVHIMKDPPAGEWTFLTTEMTDKNGRISYSIPEQLSLGYGIYPVKMVVRGDHTSVDCYMAVVPPLTECVVFSIDGSFTASMSVTGRDPKVRAGAVDVCRHWQELGYLLIYITGRPDMQQQRVVSWLSQHNFPHGLISFADGLSTDPLGHKTAYLNNLVQNHGISITAAYGSSKDITVYTNVGMRTDQIFIVGKVSKKLQSNAIVLSDGYAAHLSGLQTVGGSRPAKGNARMVIPRGCFNLPGQTANPRRRRLHEQATNEV, from the exons ATGTTGATTAAGGAGTACCGTATACCGCTGCCCCTCACCGTGGAGGAGTATCGGATTGCCCAGCTGTACATGATAGCG aaaaagagtcGCGAGGAGAGCCATGGCGAGGGCAGCGGCGTTGAAATAATCATCAATGAACCCTATAAGGATGGTCCCGGCGGCAACGGCCAATATACGAAAAAGATATATCATGTGGGTAATCATTTGCCAGGCTGGATCAAGA GCCTCTTGCCAAAGAGTGCTCTGACCGTTGAGGAGGAGGCATGGAATGCGTATCCATACACAAGGACACGCTACACCTGCCCATTTGTAGAGAAATTCTCGCTGGACATTGAGACCTACTATTTCCCAGACAATGGCTATCAGGAGAATGTCTTTCAGCTGTCGGGCAGCGATCTACGAAATCGTATTGTCG ATGTAATTGATATTGTTAAGGATCAGCTATGGGGCGGCGATTATGTGAAGGAAGAGGATCCCAAGCAATTTATATCAGACAAGACGGGTCGTGGCCCGTTAGCCGACGACTGGCTGGACGAGTATTGGCGCGAGGTTAAAGGCAAAAAGCAGCCAACACCCCGTAACATGTCCCTGATGACGGCCTATAAGATATGTCGCGTTGAATTTCGATATTGGGGCATGCAAACGAAGCTGGAGAAATTCATACACGATGTGGCACTGCGCAAAATGATGCTGCGGGCACATCGTCAGGCCTGGGCCTGGCAAGATGAATGGTTTGGCCTTACCATCGAGGATATACGCGAGCTGGAGCGTCAGACACAGCTGGCACTGGCCAAGAAAATGGGCGGCGGTGAAGAGTGCAGCGATG ATAGCACCTCCGAAGCATACACAAGCACGGCGGCCACTGCTGTCGCATCAACGGGTGGCAGCGAACGAAAGAAATCAGCACCGGCCATACCGCCAATTGTCACCCAACAGCCGCCCAGTGCCGAGGTCAGctccgacgaggaggagggcGAGGAGGAagatgacgatgaggatgagaatgATGCTATTGGCACTGGCGTTGATCTGGTCAGCACCGCACAGGGCACCGCCAAAGAGCGTTCCCGATCGCAGAGCATACAGATGGCCAACAAGGGAAAATTTGGCTCAAAGGGTGCTCTACACTCTCCCGTGGGCTCGGCGCACAGTTTTGATCTGCAG GTGGCCAACTGGCGCATGGAACGACTGGAAGTGGACTCCAAGTCAAATTCTGATGAGGAGTTCTTTGATTGTATCG ACACCAATGAGACCAATTCCCTGGCCAAATGGAGCTCtctggagctgctgggcgAAGGCGATGACAGCCCACCGCCCCATGGTGGCCCCTCCAGTGGTGGCTCTGTGGTGGGTGTTCGCGGCCACAGCGCTGGTGGCAAACAGGAGGATAGCATTTTCAATCAGGACTTTCTAATGCGCGTCGCCTCGGAGCGGGGCAACAAGCGGCAGCTGCGCTCCTCGGCCAGTGTGGATCGTAGCCATGATTCGTCGCCGCCAGGATCGCCGAGCACACCATCTTGTCCAACCACCATACTGATGCTGGTCGTTCATGCCGGAAGTGTGCTGGATGCCGCCAGTGAGCTTACGGCGAAGAAATCCGATGTTACCACGTTCCGCGGCTCGTTTGAGGCCGTGATGCGGCAGCATTATCCAAGTTTGCTAACCCATGTGACGATCAAAATGGTGCCCTGTCCATCGATATGCACCGATGCTTTGGGGATACTCTCCAGCCTCAGTCCATACTCGTTTGATGCTTCGCCGTCGGCCGCGGATATACCGAACATAGCCGATGTACCCATTGGAGCCATACCCCTGCTGGCCGTGGCCTCGCCCGAGTTCCATGAGACCGTCAATAAGacggtggcagcagccaatATTGTATATCATGAGTTTTTGAAATCGGAAGAGGGACATGGCTTCTCCGGTCAGATTGTAATGCTCGGGGATTCCATGGGGTCCCTGTTGGCATACGAGGCTTTGTGCCGCGCCAATGGCAGTCAGCCAGGCACCGCTGGATCGGGGGCCTCAAACTCGGGCGGTGacgctgttgctgccagcggtggcagcagcaatgcccATCTGATAAATAGCCGACACTCTAGACTGGACGATGATGAGCGTTTCATCGAGGCCGATCTGGATGCCAAGCGTTTGCTAGTGGCGCCATCGCCGCGTCGTCGTCGCTCCAGTTCGTCCAGCGATTCGCGTGCCGCCAAGCTGGACTTTGAAGTCAGTGATTTTTTCATGTTCGGCTcgccgctgtccgttgtcttGGCCGCACGCAAGTTACATGATTCCAAGACGGCGTTGGTGCGTCCGAACTGCCACCAGGTTTACAATTTGTTCCATCCAACCGATCCGATTGCCTCGCGGCTGGAGCCGCTGCTTAGTGCACGCTTCTCCATACTGTCGCCGGTCAATGTTCCACGTTATGCCAAATATCCACTGGGAAATGGACAGCCATTACATTTAT TGGAGGTTATTCAATCACATCCGCAGCACTTTAACGATGGCAACAATATACTTGCCGGTCGTCGCCTCTCGGATGCCTCCATGCAGAGCACGATTTCAGGACTAATTGAGAATGTTTCACTCAGTACAATTCATGCCC TTCAAAACAAATGGTGGGGCACCAAGCGCTTGGACTATGCTTTGTACTGCCCCGAAGGTCTGAGCAATTTTCCCGCTCACGCATTGCCGCATCTGTTCCATGCCAGCTACTGGGAGAGCCCCGATGTGATTGCGTTTATATTGCGACAGATTGGCAAATTTGAGGGCATACCATTTGTGGGATCCAACGACGACAAGGATGCGGCCTCCTTCCATCCAGGGCAGCCGCGCGAAAAGTGGATCAAGAAGCGCACATCGGTGAAGCTGAAAAATGTGGCCGCCAATCATCGGGCCAACGATGTGATTGTCCAGGAGGGACGTGAGCAGCGTTTGAATGCCCGCTTCATGTACGGACCACTGGACATGATCACGCTGCATGGCGAGAAGGTGGATGTGCATATTATGAAGGATCCACCGGCGGGCGAGTGGACATTCCTCACCACCGAAATGACGGACAAAAATGGACGCATCTCTTACAGCATACCCGAACAGCTGTCCCTCGGCTATGGCATTTATCCGGTCAAGATGGTCGTGCGTGGCGATCACACATCGGTGGACTGCTACATGGCCGTGGTGCCGCCACTCACCGAGTGCGTTGTCTTTAGTATTGATGGCTCCTTTACCGCCTCCATGTCGGTGACGGGTCGCGATCCCAAGGTGCGTGCCGGTGCCGTTGATGTCTGCCGCCATTGGCAGGAGCTCGGCTATCTGCTCATCTACATTACCGGGCGGCCGGACATGCAGCAACAGCGTGTCGTCTCGTGGCTAAGCCAGCACAATTTCCCCCATGGATTGATCTCATTCGCCGATGGGCTGTCCACCGATCCATTAGGTCACAAGACCGCCTATCTCAATAACTTGGTGCAGAATCATGGAATCTCAATTACGGCCGCCtacggcagcagcaaggatATTACTGTCTACACAAATGTGGGCATGCGTACCGATCAGATTTTTATTGTCGGCAAG GTGAGCAAGAAGTTGCAATCGAATGCCATTGTGCTGAGCGATGGCTATGCGGCACATTTGTCGGGGCTTCAGACAGTGGGCGGCTCGCGTCCAGCCAAGGGGAACGCTCGAATGGTCATACCCAGGGGATGTTTCAATTTGCCCGGCCAGACGGCAAATCCGCGACGTCGAAG
- the LOC117903215 gene encoding protein retinal degeneration B isoform X6 translates to MLIKEYRIPLPLTVEEYRIAQLYMIAKKSREESHGEGSGVEIIINEPYKDGPGGNGQYTKKIYHVGNHLPGWIKSLLPKSALTVEEEAWNAYPYTRTRYTCPFVEKFSLDIETYYFPDNGYQENVFQLSGSDLRNRIVDVIDIVKDQLWGGDYVKEEDPKQFISDKTGRGPLADDWLDEYWREVKGKKQPTPRNMSLMTAYKICRVEFRYWGMQTKLEKFIHDVALRKMMLRAHRQAWAWQDEWFGLTIEDIRELERQTQLALAKKMGGGEECSDDSTSEAYTSTAATAVASTGGSERKKSAPAIPPIVTQQPPSAEVSSDEEEGEEEDDDEDENDAIGTGVDLVSTAQGTAKERSRSQSIQMANKGKFGSKGALHSPVGSAHSFDLQSKKPHAKTAPRRHVANWRMERLEVDSKSNSDEEFFDCIDTNETNSLAKWSSLELLGEGDDSPPPHGGPSSGGSVVGVRGHSAGGKQEDSIFNQDFLMRVASERGNKRQLRSSASVDRSHDSSPPGSPSTPSCPTTILMLVVHAGSVLDAASELTAKKSDVTTFRGSFEAVMRQHYPSLLTHVTIKMVPCPSICTDALGILSSLSPYSFDASPSAADIPNIADVPIGAIPLLAVASPEFHETVNKTVAAANIVYHEFLKSEEGHGFSGQIVMLGDSMGSLLAYEALCRANGSQPGTAGSGASNSGGDAVAASGGSSNAHLINSRHSRLDDDERFIEADLDAKRLLVAPSPRRRRSSSSSDSRAAKLDFEVSDFFMFGSPLSVVLAARKLHDSKTALVRPNCHQVYNLFHPTDPIASRLEPLLSARFSILSPVNVPRYAKYPLGNGQPLHLLEVIQSHPQHFNDGNNILAGRRLSDASMQSTISGLIENVSLSTIHALQNKWWGTKRLDYALYCPEGLSNFPAHALPHLFHASYWESPDVIAFILRQIGKFEGIPFVGSNDDKDAASFHPGQPREKWIKKRTSVKLKNVAANHRANDVIVQEGREQRLNARFMYGPLDMITLHGEKVDVHIMKDPPAGEWTFLTTEMTDKNGRISYSIPEQLSLGYGIYPVKMVVRGDHTSVDCYMAVVPPLTECVVFSIDGSFTASMSVTGRDPKVRAGAVDVCRHWQELGYLLIYITGRPDMQQQRVVSWLSQHNFPHGLISFADGLSTDPLGHKTAYLNNLVQNHGISITAAYGSSKDITVYTNVGMRTDQIFIVGKVSKKLQSNAIVLSDGYAAHLSGLQTVGGSRPAKGNARMVIPRGCFNLPGQTANPRRRRLHEQATNEV, encoded by the exons ATGTTGATTAAGGAGTACCGTATACCGCTGCCCCTCACCGTGGAGGAGTATCGGATTGCCCAGCTGTACATGATAGCG aaaaagagtcGCGAGGAGAGCCATGGCGAGGGCAGCGGCGTTGAAATAATCATCAATGAACCCTATAAGGATGGTCCCGGCGGCAACGGCCAATATACGAAAAAGATATATCATGTGGGTAATCATTTGCCAGGCTGGATCAAGA GCCTCTTGCCAAAGAGTGCTCTGACCGTTGAGGAGGAGGCATGGAATGCGTATCCATACACAAGGACACGCTACACCTGCCCATTTGTAGAGAAATTCTCGCTGGACATTGAGACCTACTATTTCCCAGACAATGGCTATCAGGAGAATGTCTTTCAGCTGTCGGGCAGCGATCTACGAAATCGTATTGTCG ATGTAATTGATATTGTTAAGGATCAGCTATGGGGCGGCGATTATGTGAAGGAAGAGGATCCCAAGCAATTTATATCAGACAAGACGGGTCGTGGCCCGTTAGCCGACGACTGGCTGGACGAGTATTGGCGCGAGGTTAAAGGCAAAAAGCAGCCAACACCCCGTAACATGTCCCTGATGACGGCCTATAAGATATGTCGCGTTGAATTTCGATATTGGGGCATGCAAACGAAGCTGGAGAAATTCATACACGATGTGGCACTGCGCAAAATGATGCTGCGGGCACATCGTCAGGCCTGGGCCTGGCAAGATGAATGGTTTGGCCTTACCATCGAGGATATACGCGAGCTGGAGCGTCAGACACAGCTGGCACTGGCCAAGAAAATGGGCGGCGGTGAAGAGTGCAGCGATG ATAGCACCTCCGAAGCATACACAAGCACGGCGGCCACTGCTGTCGCATCAACGGGTGGCAGCGAACGAAAGAAATCAGCACCGGCCATACCGCCAATTGTCACCCAACAGCCGCCCAGTGCCGAGGTCAGctccgacgaggaggagggcGAGGAGGAagatgacgatgaggatgagaatgATGCTATTGGCACTGGCGTTGATCTGGTCAGCACCGCACAGGGCACCGCCAAAGAGCGTTCCCGATCGCAGAGCATACAGATGGCCAACAAGGGAAAATTTGGCTCAAAGGGTGCTCTACACTCTCCCGTGGGCTCGGCGCACAGTTTTGATCTGCAG TCAAAAAAGCCGCATGCCAAGACAGCGCCTCGCAGACAT GTGGCCAACTGGCGCATGGAACGACTGGAAGTGGACTCCAAGTCAAATTCTGATGAGGAGTTCTTTGATTGTATCG ACACCAATGAGACCAATTCCCTGGCCAAATGGAGCTCtctggagctgctgggcgAAGGCGATGACAGCCCACCGCCCCATGGTGGCCCCTCCAGTGGTGGCTCTGTGGTGGGTGTTCGCGGCCACAGCGCTGGTGGCAAACAGGAGGATAGCATTTTCAATCAGGACTTTCTAATGCGCGTCGCCTCGGAGCGGGGCAACAAGCGGCAGCTGCGCTCCTCGGCCAGTGTGGATCGTAGCCATGATTCGTCGCCGCCAGGATCGCCGAGCACACCATCTTGTCCAACCACCATACTGATGCTGGTCGTTCATGCCGGAAGTGTGCTGGATGCCGCCAGTGAGCTTACGGCGAAGAAATCCGATGTTACCACGTTCCGCGGCTCGTTTGAGGCCGTGATGCGGCAGCATTATCCAAGTTTGCTAACCCATGTGACGATCAAAATGGTGCCCTGTCCATCGATATGCACCGATGCTTTGGGGATACTCTCCAGCCTCAGTCCATACTCGTTTGATGCTTCGCCGTCGGCCGCGGATATACCGAACATAGCCGATGTACCCATTGGAGCCATACCCCTGCTGGCCGTGGCCTCGCCCGAGTTCCATGAGACCGTCAATAAGacggtggcagcagccaatATTGTATATCATGAGTTTTTGAAATCGGAAGAGGGACATGGCTTCTCCGGTCAGATTGTAATGCTCGGGGATTCCATGGGGTCCCTGTTGGCATACGAGGCTTTGTGCCGCGCCAATGGCAGTCAGCCAGGCACCGCTGGATCGGGGGCCTCAAACTCGGGCGGTGacgctgttgctgccagcggtggcagcagcaatgcccATCTGATAAATAGCCGACACTCTAGACTGGACGATGATGAGCGTTTCATCGAGGCCGATCTGGATGCCAAGCGTTTGCTAGTGGCGCCATCGCCGCGTCGTCGTCGCTCCAGTTCGTCCAGCGATTCGCGTGCCGCCAAGCTGGACTTTGAAGTCAGTGATTTTTTCATGTTCGGCTcgccgctgtccgttgtcttGGCCGCACGCAAGTTACATGATTCCAAGACGGCGTTGGTGCGTCCGAACTGCCACCAGGTTTACAATTTGTTCCATCCAACCGATCCGATTGCCTCGCGGCTGGAGCCGCTGCTTAGTGCACGCTTCTCCATACTGTCGCCGGTCAATGTTCCACGTTATGCCAAATATCCACTGGGAAATGGACAGCCATTACATTTAT TGGAGGTTATTCAATCACATCCGCAGCACTTTAACGATGGCAACAATATACTTGCCGGTCGTCGCCTCTCGGATGCCTCCATGCAGAGCACGATTTCAGGACTAATTGAGAATGTTTCACTCAGTACAATTCATGCCC TTCAAAACAAATGGTGGGGCACCAAGCGCTTGGACTATGCTTTGTACTGCCCCGAAGGTCTGAGCAATTTTCCCGCTCACGCATTGCCGCATCTGTTCCATGCCAGCTACTGGGAGAGCCCCGATGTGATTGCGTTTATATTGCGACAGATTGGCAAATTTGAGGGCATACCATTTGTGGGATCCAACGACGACAAGGATGCGGCCTCCTTCCATCCAGGGCAGCCGCGCGAAAAGTGGATCAAGAAGCGCACATCGGTGAAGCTGAAAAATGTGGCCGCCAATCATCGGGCCAACGATGTGATTGTCCAGGAGGGACGTGAGCAGCGTTTGAATGCCCGCTTCATGTACGGACCACTGGACATGATCACGCTGCATGGCGAGAAGGTGGATGTGCATATTATGAAGGATCCACCGGCGGGCGAGTGGACATTCCTCACCACCGAAATGACGGACAAAAATGGACGCATCTCTTACAGCATACCCGAACAGCTGTCCCTCGGCTATGGCATTTATCCGGTCAAGATGGTCGTGCGTGGCGATCACACATCGGTGGACTGCTACATGGCCGTGGTGCCGCCACTCACCGAGTGCGTTGTCTTTAGTATTGATGGCTCCTTTACCGCCTCCATGTCGGTGACGGGTCGCGATCCCAAGGTGCGTGCCGGTGCCGTTGATGTCTGCCGCCATTGGCAGGAGCTCGGCTATCTGCTCATCTACATTACCGGGCGGCCGGACATGCAGCAACAGCGTGTCGTCTCGTGGCTAAGCCAGCACAATTTCCCCCATGGATTGATCTCATTCGCCGATGGGCTGTCCACCGATCCATTAGGTCACAAGACCGCCTATCTCAATAACTTGGTGCAGAATCATGGAATCTCAATTACGGCCGCCtacggcagcagcaaggatATTACTGTCTACACAAATGTGGGCATGCGTACCGATCAGATTTTTATTGTCGGCAAG GTGAGCAAGAAGTTGCAATCGAATGCCATTGTGCTGAGCGATGGCTATGCGGCACATTTGTCGGGGCTTCAGACAGTGGGCGGCTCGCGTCCAGCCAAGGGGAACGCTCGAATGGTCATACCCAGGGGATGTTTCAATTTGCCCGGCCAGACGGCAAATCCGCGACGTCGAAG